The following are encoded in a window of Aneurinibacillus migulanus genomic DNA:
- a CDS encoding ABC transporter ATP-binding protein yields the protein MSVIIKTTNLTKMYGNQKSVDHLNMTVNQGEIYGFLGRNGAGKTTTIRMLLGLIKPTQGQIEIFGENLFKHQKEILRRIGSIVEHSGFYENLTARENLLINAKLMGVYKKNAIEEALEIAGLQHETKKLVGQYSMGMKQRLGIARAILHHPELLILDEPTNGLDPIGIKEMRRLIKSLAEERSITILISSHILSEVEQLADRIGIIHAGKLLEEITFEELRKRNRKYLEFQVSNDNKAAMLLEKQFDIVDYEVLDEGKIRVYSHIGEQGKLNKAFVEHDIEVVKITMSEDRLEDYFIKLIGGGTIG from the coding sequence ATGAGTGTAATCATAAAAACCACAAATCTAACAAAGATGTATGGAAATCAGAAATCAGTAGATCATCTTAATATGACTGTGAATCAAGGAGAAATTTACGGTTTTCTAGGTCGGAATGGTGCAGGTAAAACGACTACGATTCGAATGTTATTAGGCCTGATTAAACCTACCCAGGGACAAATTGAGATATTCGGAGAGAATTTGTTCAAGCACCAAAAAGAAATTTTAAGGAGAATTGGATCAATTGTCGAGCATTCAGGGTTTTATGAAAATCTGACAGCCAGAGAAAACTTATTAATCAACGCAAAGCTCATGGGTGTTTATAAGAAAAATGCGATTGAAGAAGCACTCGAGATCGCTGGACTGCAACACGAAACCAAAAAACTGGTTGGCCAATATTCCATGGGCATGAAGCAAAGATTGGGTATAGCAAGAGCGATTCTTCATCATCCGGAGCTGTTAATATTGGATGAGCCTACCAATGGTTTAGATCCGATCGGGATTAAGGAAATGCGAAGGCTCATTAAATCTCTGGCTGAGGAAAGAAGCATAACGATTCTGATTTCCAGCCACATTTTATCCGAAGTAGAGCAGTTAGCGGATCGTATCGGAATTATTCATGCGGGAAAGCTGCTTGAAGAAATCACTTTTGAGGAGCTTAGAAAAAGAAATCGTAAATACCTTGAGTTTCAAGTGTCTAATGATAATAAAGCGGCGATGCTGCTTGAGAAGCAATTCGATATCGTTGATTATGAAGTTCTGGATGAAGGAAAAATCCGTGTATATTCGCACATTGGAGAGCAGGGCAAGCTGAACAAAGCGTTTGTAGAACATGACATTGAAGTAGTAAAGATTACGATGAGCGAAGACAGGCTGGAAGATTACTTTATCAAATTAATAGGAGGTGGGACGATTGGTTAA